A section of the Ignavibacteriales bacterium genome encodes:
- a CDS encoding Omp28-related outer membrane protein: protein MKKFFTVLSIVLLISIAGNNNSYSQTPTGFNTVIEYCTGTWCGYCPCGHDVIDNILLVFPETMVLGYHGPVGYGDPWDSYSAPMISLFGFNAYPTGVVGRRSGIVSRSAWNGQVINQTSNVQPSAEINISSFDYNSSTRQITATIEFTAIGTPVGEQRVNFILTEDNLVYPQVGYSQYGCNGSNTYVHDHVVKGLINGSMGEVVAFTGDNSTVIKNVNYTIPAGFVAENCELNILFWTNGGSVSTQGDVGQTKHTPVDNPTGIHNSNIASSYELKQNYPNPFNPTTNIFFSIPKDGNVSLKFYDILGNEVASYIDNGFLKAGTYNAEFDGSKLASGVYFYTLSTNDFVDTKKMILTK, encoded by the coding sequence ATGAAAAAATTCTTTACGGTTTTAAGTATTGTTTTATTGATATCTATTGCAGGTAACAATAATTCATACTCTCAAACTCCAACAGGTTTTAATACAGTCATCGAATACTGTACAGGTACATGGTGCGGCTATTGTCCATGCGGTCACGATGTCATAGACAATATCCTTCTTGTTTTTCCGGAAACAATGGTACTAGGTTATCACGGTCCCGTTGGATACGGTGATCCCTGGGACAGCTACAGTGCACCAATGATAAGCCTTTTTGGGTTTAATGCCTATCCTACAGGAGTAGTTGGCAGGAGGAGCGGAATAGTTTCACGAAGCGCATGGAATGGTCAGGTTATTAATCAAACCAGCAATGTTCAACCTTCTGCTGAGATAAATATTTCTTCTTTTGATTATAACTCATCAACCAGGCAGATAACCGCTACAATCGAATTTACAGCGATCGGAACGCCGGTTGGTGAACAGCGCGTTAATTTTATTCTAACTGAAGACAATTTAGTTTATCCTCAAGTAGGATATTCTCAATATGGATGTAATGGAAGTAATACTTATGTCCATGATCATGTGGTAAAGGGTTTAATAAACGGTTCTATGGGTGAAGTGGTTGCCTTTACCGGAGACAATTCTACAGTTATCAAAAATGTGAATTATACTATCCCGGCCGGATTTGTAGCAGAGAATTGTGAGCTGAATATACTTTTCTGGACAAATGGAGGAAGTGTTTCAACGCAGGGAGATGTTGGTCAAACAAAACATACTCCGGTTGATAACCCGACAGGAATTCACAACAGCAACATAGCGTCAAGCTACGAATTAAAGCAGAATTACCCAAATCCATTCAACCCAACGACTAATATTTTCTTCTCAATTCCGAAGGATGGAAATGTAAGCTTGAAATTCTATGATATTCTTGGAAACGAAGTTGCTTCATATATTGATAATGGCTTCCTGAAAGCAGGGACTTACAATGCTGAATTTGATGGCAGTAAGCTAGCATCCGGGGTTTATTTTTACACCCTTAGTACCAATGATTTCGTTGATACTAAAAAGATGATCCTGACTAAATAG
- a CDS encoding Omp28-related outer membrane protein, translating to MKKLFTILSVVLLLSIAGNNTSYSQTGFNTTLEYATGTWCQWCPCAETIIHAILQNYPETVVLGYHGPPGSSDPWDGLCGNMISLFGFSAYPTGVVGRKSGIISRDAWNNQVVIQSNTQQPTIEINLAAMNYNSSTRELTATIDFTTLVTPSGEQRVNFILTEDNIIFTQTGNGSCPGSASFTHDNVVKGMINGDMGEVLTFTGDNSTVTKNVSYTIPAEYVAENCRLNIVTWTNGGSMSTSNTVGQSRAIEVDNPTGIHNTGNIVSSYELKQNYPNPFNPTTNIFFSVPKDGNVSLKFYDILGNEVASYIDNGFLKAGTYNAEFDGSKLASGVYFYTLSTNDFTATKKMILTK from the coding sequence ATGAAAAAACTCTTTACTATTTTGAGTGTTGTATTATTATTGTCGATCGCCGGCAATAATACATCATACTCACAAACAGGGTTTAACACAACACTTGAATATGCGACCGGTACATGGTGCCAGTGGTGCCCATGCGCCGAGACTATTATTCATGCTATTTTACAAAACTATCCTGAAACAGTAGTTTTAGGATACCACGGTCCTCCCGGAAGCAGTGATCCATGGGATGGTCTTTGCGGTAACATGATCAGTTTATTCGGATTCAGCGCTTACCCGACCGGTGTAGTAGGTAGAAAATCTGGTATTATTTCAAGAGATGCGTGGAATAACCAGGTTGTAATTCAATCGAATACACAACAGCCTACTATCGAAATAAATCTCGCAGCGATGAATTATAATTCATCAACGAGAGAATTAACTGCTACAATAGATTTCACAACACTTGTTACTCCGTCAGGAGAGCAGAGAGTGAATTTTATCTTAACGGAAGATAACATCATCTTTACCCAGACCGGAAACGGTTCATGTCCGGGATCAGCATCCTTTACACACGATAACGTCGTTAAGGGTATGATCAATGGTGACATGGGTGAAGTACTGACATTCACCGGAGATAATTCTACAGTTACCAAAAATGTTTCTTATACAATTCCTGCTGAATACGTAGCAGAGAATTGCAGATTAAACATTGTTACCTGGACAAACGGCGGCAGCATGTCAACCTCAAATACTGTAGGTCAATCAAGAGCTATTGAAGTAGATAATCCAACCGGTATTCACAATACAGGCAATATAGTAAGCAGCTACGAGTTGAAGCAAAATTATCCAAATCCATTCAACCCGACAACTAATATCTTCTTCTCAGTTCCTAAGGATGGAAATGTAAGTCTTAAGTTTTATGACATTCTTGGAAATGAAGTAGCTTCCTATATTGATAATGGCTTCCTGAAAGCAGGAACCTATAATGCTGAGTTTGACGGTAGCAAATTGGCAAGCGGTGTGTATTTCTACACTCTAAGCACTAACGATTTTACTGCAACCAAGAAAATGATCTTGACCAAGTAG